From the genome of Leptolyngbya subtilissima AS-A7, one region includes:
- a CDS encoding single-stranded DNA-binding protein has product MTDNTADLARALKQIEVATMAIAAANPPNWKRPLLAYKDGWVAAIGAIEVAHDNHGPTVIWWMGHHYTRRSGSNPKFGAAIWFSRSMGKGEDGEASYVRLITFADGPTPTAEPLPDYVVKALDRSK; this is encoded by the coding sequence ATGACCGACAACACCGCCGACCTAGCCCGCGCACTGAAGCAGATTGAAGTCGCCACGATGGCGATCGCCGCAGCCAACCCGCCCAATTGGAAGCGTCCATTATTGGCCTACAAAGATGGCTGGGTGGCTGCGATCGGTGCGATCGAGGTAGCTCACGACAACCACGGCCCTACTGTCATCTGGTGGATGGGCCATCATTACACCCGCCGCAGTGGCAGTAACCCCAAATTTGGGGCGGCGATTTGGTTCAGCCGCAGTATGGGAAAGGGCGAAGATGGCGAGGCCAGCTACGTGAGGCTGATTACCTTCGCCGACGGCCCTACACCTACAGCAGAACCGCTGCCTGACTACGTGGTGAAGGCCCTCGATCGCAGCAAATAG
- a CDS encoding S-layer homology domain-containing protein has translation MAAPSQAQSAQDLPDSVQSQLKDDDDNGDDDDDDGEDRGGTSTTTTTTAMVTQTTFTDVSTSYWARDFIYRLSSINIVRGFPNGQFLPSSTLTQAQFAAIVSQAFQQPTVREVGTIRSLSRSYWAYQSIQKAYSMGFVNISNRTFNPNQTLTRLDLLVQLAQGLGITEVSSGQSVDQLLNVFTDANTIPSEYRVIIAALVERGILVNYPQLRTLNLTQRVTRAETCGFIYQALAYLGRVEAVQSAYIVNTANLPNVSNTGTTTTTGTTTTGTTTTDTTTTGTTGTESVSSGDVITLSNGYRITLLEVSYTSTTST, from the coding sequence TTGGCCGCGCCTAGTCAAGCTCAATCTGCTCAAGACTTGCCAGATTCAGTGCAGAGCCAGCTCAAGGACGACGATGACAACGGCGACGATGATGACGATGATGGCGAGGACAGAGGTGGCACATCAACGACAACTACAACCACAGCGATGGTTACTCAAACTACCTTTACTGATGTTTCAACAAGCTACTGGGCCAGGGATTTTATCTACCGCCTCAGCAGCATTAACATAGTACGAGGATTTCCTAACGGACAGTTCCTCCCCAGTAGTACTCTGACCCAGGCTCAGTTTGCAGCAATTGTCTCTCAGGCGTTCCAGCAGCCCACCGTTCGTGAGGTGGGGACCATTCGCAGCCTATCGCGTAGTTACTGGGCCTACCAATCGATCCAGAAAGCCTACTCAATGGGCTTCGTCAACATCTCCAATAGAACATTTAACCCCAATCAGACACTGACCCGATTGGACCTATTGGTCCAGCTAGCACAAGGGTTAGGTATCACCGAAGTTTCATCCGGTCAGTCTGTAGATCAACTGCTGAACGTCTTTACCGATGCCAATACGATTCCTAGCGAGTACCGAGTCATCATCGCGGCCCTGGTAGAGCGAGGCATCTTAGTGAACTATCCTCAGCTGCGTACTCTTAACCTCACGCAAAGGGTAACTCGGGCAGAGACCTGCGGGTTCATTTATCAAGCGCTGGCGTACCTGGGCCGGGTTGAGGCCGTTCAGTCGGCTTACATTGTCAACACCGCTAATCTGCCAAACGTTTCAAACACAGGCACCACGACCACAACTGGTACGACTACAACCGGTACGACTACAACTGACACCACCACTACGGGCACAACTGGAACTGAGTCGGTTTCAAGTGGGGATGTGATCACGCTCTCTAACGGCTATCGCATTACGTTGCTAGAGGTTAGCTACACATCAACAACGTCTACCTAG